Part of the Halopenitus persicus genome is shown below.
CCACCTGATCGAAGGTCAGGGAGACGTGATCCGGCTTCTCGCGCCAGTGCGCGGTGTGCTCGGTCGCGGACGAGCGGCCCGCAATTCCACCGGTGGCGACGAGGGCGGCAGCCGCACCGCTACCACGCAAGAACTCGCGGCGCGTCAAGGTATCTCGGTCGTCACTCATCGTTACAGGTCAATCAGGAACCGGAGTGGGGCGAGGTTGCTCTGGTTGCCGGAGAGGCTTCGATTCGCCGCGTCCCGTGCCGCTGCCGCGTCCGAGCGGACATCCGCCTGCGACTTGTCCGGGTTCGTCCCGTTCAGGAAGTTGTCGGCGAGCGGGACGCCCCACCCAACCTCGGTCACGCCAGCCGCGGGAACGGGCTGCGCCGTGTCCGAGAGTCGCTGCTCCACCTCACTCGGAGTCCACGAGGCCGACTCGATACCGAGTGCGACGACGCCCGCCGCCAGCGGCGACGCCATCGACGTACCGGACTTGCTCGACGTCGTCGTGCCGCCGTCCGACGTGGGCACGAGGGCCTCAATCTGCGCCCCGGGCGCGGCCACCTCGACAGTCCCCTTGCGCGTCTTGCCCGCGCTCCGGTCGGTGTAGCCGTCGTGAGTGCCGACGCTGGAGAAGTAGACCGACTGTGCCTCCGCAGGCGGGTCGACAGTCGTCGCGCCCACCGCGAGGGCGCCCTCGATGTCCGTCGCCGAAGACGCGGGCGAATCCACCCACCGCGTCGTTTGGCGGGAGTTCCCGGCGGCGATCATCACCGCCGACACGTCACCATCCTCATCGAGGACTTCCTCGATGGCGTCCACCACCTCCGGCGAGTAGAGGTGGCTTCCGAGGCTCATGTTGATCACGTCCGCACCGTTGCGGTCGGCCCACCGCACGCCCTTCGCCACGTCGTGACTGGAGCCGCCGCCCTCGCCGAGTACCTTGCCGACGAGCAGGGACGCGGCGGGCGAGACGCCCTGATACGTGGAGTCGCTGGGGTTGCCCGCGATGGCCGACGCAACCCACGTCCCGTGCCCGCTCGCCGAACCCGCGTTGCTGATGCCGGTCTCACCGCTCACGAAGTTCTTCGCTGCCGAGATGCGGCTACCGAACACGCTGGAGTCCGACGCCACGTCGACGCCGTCGTCCAGCACAGCGACGGTGACACCAGAACCGGTCGCGGAAACAGAGTCCGCGTTGAGCGCGGCTCGAGCGTCCGCCATCGTGGACTGCTGGACGTCCCCGCTGTACGCCACGTCGCTCTGGTCAAACGCTCCGTCCAGCGGGATGTTGAACGGCGCCTCCGGGGCAGAGAACGCGCCCTGTTCGGCGAGCTGGCCGACGGGATCCGGGCGCGTCATCTGCACGTCCATCGCCAACCCCTCCACGTAGTCCAGTCCGGGGAGCGCGTCGGACGGCGACGCCAACCCCGCCGCCGCGTAGTCAAGCGGTGCGGCCACCAGCGCACGGTTGCCCTGTCCGTCCACGTCCACGAGGTGACGGTCGTCCGCGTCCGCCCAGTCACGGATCGCGTCCGCCGCCGAACTGTCGTCCGCGTCGAGTTGGACGATGATGCCCGGCCAGC
Proteins encoded:
- a CDS encoding S8 family peptidase, whose translation is MATVPSAINRYGSGGWPGIIVQLDADDSSAADAIRDWADADDRHLVDVDGQGNRALVAAPLDYAAAGLASPSDALPGLDYVEGLAMDVQMTRPDPVGQLAEQGAFSAPEAPFNIPLDGAFDQSDVAYSGDVQQSTMADARAALNADSVSATGSGVTVAVLDDGVDVASDSSVFGSRISAAKNFVSGETGISNAGSASGHGTWVASAIAGNPSDSTYQGVSPAASLLVGKVLGEGGGSSHDVAKGVRWADRNGADVINMSLGSHLYSPEVVDAIEEVLDEDGDVSAVMIAAGNSRQTTRWVDSPASSATDIEGALAVGATTVDPPAEAQSVYFSSVGTHDGYTDRSAGKTRKGTVEVAAPGAQIEALVPTSDGGTTTSSKSGTSMASPLAAGVVALGIESASWTPSEVEQRLSDTAQPVPAAGVTEVGWGVPLADNFLNGTNPDKSQADVRSDAAAARDAANRSLSGNQSNLAPLRFLIDL